The sequence below is a genomic window from Uranotaenia lowii strain MFRU-FL chromosome 2, ASM2978415v1, whole genome shotgun sequence.
TTCCGTACCGGGTACATAATTTTACAAGCGATCATTTATTTGCGTTACGCCAAAGGGAATGCAATCACTTACCGGGtactttttttctccttttaccTCTGTTTTTGCAGATGAATCTGACAATGAagctgctggtgctgctgctctCGCTGCTGCTGATACACAATTGCTCGCCATCCGACGGCCACCGGATACAGCTGTCGGATTCGATTCTGGACTTTATCAACACCCGCCACGTGGAGCGAGTGCTGGCGGAGAGGCGGATGAACGCGTCTgggtcgtcgtcttcgtcgtcgaCGGCACGAGACGAAAAGCGCTATCTAGTGCAGAACGATCTGCTGGACGATGCGGGGGGCGGGGGTGGAGGCGGAGTTGATGGTGGAGATGGAGCAGACGACGATCAACTGTACGCCCAAACGCCCGAAGTGGCGATCGATTTTGACTTCAACGGCCGCCGTCAGTCCGGCATCGGAATGATCCCATCGGGTTCGGCGGCTTCAGCGTCAGGGGCCTACAATGAAACGGGCTTTCAGTACCAATCGGCCGGATCCGCCCCCAATGCGGATATTTTGGCGGACCTGCAGGCATTCCGGGGCGACAAGCTGCTAAAGTCCAGCAAAAACGCACTGGTCGTGACGCGGAAAGAATACCTTAAGAAGGACTGGTGCAAGACGGAACCTCTGGTGCAGCGAATTCGCGAGGAGGGCTGCCTCAGTCGGACGATCATCAATCGCTTTTGCTACGGGCAGTGTAATTCGTTCTACATTCCAAAGTCACCGAAGCGTAGGCGGCATCACGGGCAGGAAGGAGGGCGGGGACGTGGCGGCAATCGCCATGGTCACCATGGCAACCACCATAGCAACGCCGCCGGTGCTGCCCTGCCCCCGCGAGAGGTCGATCTGGACTTCGAGGACGAGGATCTGACCGGGCCGGCGTTCCGGTCCTGTGCCTTCTGCAAACCGAAAAAGTTCACCTGGATCACGGTGACGCTCCGGTGTCCCTCCCTGGTGCCCCAGCTCAGGCGGAAACGCATCCAGCGCATCAAGCAGTGCAAATGTATCGCCGAGCCGCTGAACTAAGTCAGACACAaaaagtcagtcagtcagtcaacgTAGTGTTTGTTAACTCTGGGTGAGCTGATCGCGCGCGGGTACGTGAGTTGTTGATGAGTGCGAATtagtaagagttttttttttaatttttaccaaCCGACCTACAGTTTTGCAAACTTTTCAAACCGTTCGTGGGTGGATGCAAAGAGTAAGAAAAAGGGTGAGATCTTCTTTCCCTCAGGGATGTGCAGTGCACAGATAATCGGGATAAAGAGGATAGGCTTTaccaatgttttatttttaattatttttttctgttgattaGCCATTTTGCGGTAAGTTTAACATAGTTGTATGTGAATTTTTAGTTGTACATTTGATAGGTTACCTTTTTTTCTGTACAGTGTATGTCTCTAAAAAGTGCAAAGTGTTGAGAGATTAATTATCCGTCAAGTATTTACGAAAACTTATATAAAAACTCAAAGttgtaaaaagattttttttcagtttgttcaattttaaaattgaatcaacgaagtcaaacctaaaaatgcggtaaatcaattttaaactattttaataataacttaAGCTTACAGAAAGACATCTGACAATCATGGCCTTAtactattttttcttttatattgcCATCATATCCAAAACTTGTAAGAATCTTGGAAAGAGAATGATTCGCAtcttgaatttttcttattaactcatatttctgtaaaattttaaaatcaattacagATTTTACTACGATCAGGCAAACCATATGGTAAATACCTCAAAAGATACTGGAAAAAGAGGAAGAATAAAGCTTGAAGTTCCCTGCAAAACGGTGCATGTGGATTATTTGTACAAATGATTCAGATTAATAGAAATCATACTAGTCTTActcaatgttaaaaaaaaagtttaataggTTGGATCTCACTATATATGCCTCACCATACTTTCGATTCCGTGAATTGGTGGATAAATTTCCGTTCAAGACTTGAAAGTCTATCAAAATTCAAGCTTCTTTTCCAGGTCAGCTGGATTGGATTTCATTCCatattttcactgttttgtGCTTAAGttgtttgaattgtttttaaatattcaacaaaGAGAGAAAAACTTCGACGTGCGTCGACCTCCAACGCTTACTTTGATCCACGATATGGATGCTGATTTCCAGCTTATTTTAACGTGAGGATTTCGTGAGAAAAGGATTCCATTTCTAAACGACATTTGTGTTCgtgcaataaaaaaagaaatcgtttcaaaaagtaaacaaccgggcaaaattcatcgctaatttcgagtaaagtggccaacttggactgtttatcgatcatttccaaccaAGTAGACCATTCTGAGATGATTTAAGTGAAATCGGGAAGCTCAAGGACTTGTTTTGGATTGATCTGTTTTAGGTTTCAAccacggttgttccggaacttccgCAGAGTCTCTAAGTGGCCATTCCGGCCCATTCGGAAGCATCGTTCGAATCAATTTAGCACCCAAGAATAGTTTGGCACAAAGCGGGAATGTCTAGAACATGTTTTTGACTTGTTCGAAAATCgttttatttcgagaaaatcgtttaaaataaaaccgtgtaaaataagCTCGCTTAAATAAAGAATGCAGTGCATAATCTTTCTGTAGATACCAAACAttctcaagagatttttttttagctacCGATCCACCATGGGAGATCAGGTGGTCAAAAACCGGAAAAATGATTGTcaccaatattttattttctattttttcaatggaaagtAGATACTTATATTAAGAGATATTCGAAATTTCCAAGCTTAGGAGCAGATTGagccgatttggggtcatttttaaatttctcaaaccttggggttcaaatagcttcgttttggttcaaaacccatccatgtttttttgcagaattttttagaaacatttacatgagtaaatttgaacttttaggtttgtatgggaaaaagttcaaatttactcatgtaaacgttacttataaattctgcaaaaaattatagatgagttttgaaccaaacgaagcttttagaccccaggatttgagaagTTCAAAAAAGACCAGTAATCGACTCAAATCCATAAAACTGATTCGGAAAATCGGTAGGCTAAAGATGACCACAGCTGATGATAACTTGTATTTCTAAAGTGTTTCGTAGCCCATTGGCGAGAAGACATTAGTTTATCGTTCTAGCaaagataaagggtgatacggtcaaaatttggttaaggtaaaacgcgtgtaaatcggtgaaatcgtttatttaaaaaatcaaattaaatttctctttcaagtttaattagtataaaattcaggaaaaatattcagttaggcttccgcttttccaaatccgaattgccgggccttacgcttaacccctgccatcagattttgtacagccaccttgtccaccttcttcgccgcagaaagccagtttgccttgaactgctgctcgtccttagcagtttttttggtcttctttattttccgcttgacaataacccagtatttcttaattgggcggagctctgccgtgttgggagggttcttgtccttgggaaccacctgcacgttgttggcggcgtaccactccatggcctttttaccgaaatggcaagatgtcaaatccggccaaaacagtacgaaacaactgtgtttcttcaggaaaggcagcagacgtttattcaaacactctttcgcgAAAATTTcatggttgacagtcccggaagctatgaaaatgctgcttttcaagccacaggtacagatggcttgccaaaccagatatttcttcgcgaactatgacagtttcatgtgcttgacaatatctgctacctttccccttccttttgccgtataaaactcctgtcccggaagctgcttgtagtcggctttgacgtaggtttcgtcgtccattaccacgcagttaaacttcgtcagcatcgtcgtttacagcctccgggatcgcgctttggccgtcgtattttgtttatcatcgcgatttggagttactaccttcttgtaagtcgatagtccagctcgttttttggctcgatgcacggttgtagacgatacatccagcttatttgcggcatctcggagagagaggttagggtttcgcttgaaactacttctttgtcgtctcagcggcttccggttttcgatttccccccgatccagacttcctggatgtcgacaaacgttccccaaacgctttgattacatttgtaacggttgatttggcaactttttgcgattttcccagctttgcgtgcgagtagctcgaattttcgcgatgcgcgagtaaaattttgatacgctgctcttcttccttggacggcattttgacaactgaagagtgaattccaaaatcaaaataggagcaacattctacacacacacagacatacacaccttcaaaatgtgggatgttcaggtttttcaaatgcaaaattgaaagaaatacgtcaagttgatattgaccaaattttgaccgtatcaccctttacagtTTATGATCAATCTGctcagcgattttttttttacaattaaattatttgattaaattcgGTAAAAACGAAAGACgtatgtgaaatatttttgttcttgaatgtTGACGGaaatgagcaaattttaattaacTTAAGACTTCTTATCGACATGGCCTGCTTAAAAGATGCTGTCAAAAATTCTGGGCTGGAATTCTGTGATTTGTAGCTATTTTCAATACTTTCATAgaaaaatcatgacaaacatcgataaatggAGTAAGTTCACTTGAAAATTAGAAATCCACATTAAATATCAGAATCATAAAACTTTCATAAATCAGATTAAGAACTCCTATCCCAGTGTTATCTATATCAAAGTAATTTATACTAAATTCGCTTAAAAATCTGGCTCTGCAATGATCTTGTACgcaatttcaaactaaaattcgTTATTTCATCGTTTGTAGGAACAAAAATCGGGGCTTTGAGGACAAATGTGTGGACAAATTGTGGAAAATCTTTTAGAAAATACACGCAGAAAAAAGGAATTAAAGTAGGCTTGTCAGatacattcaaaaaaaaaaacgagactttgactttgaaaaaaCTGTTATCATAATAGCCAAATACAAATATgatattttaagtttaatttttctattaacGATCATATGATAATATCACAAGAAATTCGAAGCTCTTATAATCTTTGTGTCCGACTTTTACCAATCAACCCACAATATCTCAGGAAACATTTCTAgcataatattaaaattttgtgtgatgatttttgaaaaattaaaacaaaatttgtaaagtttttgaaaagttgtatCGGCTCGATTAAAAGTTACGAGAAATACAATATTTCAAGGCTTGAGTACAATACTTCaggtttgatttttattgaaatttggacGAATGAcatctgaaaaacatatttgtttccaaaaaCTTGCTAATTaattacaacaatttttttttaaatattagatTCAGCTTTAATGCTCGAAACAATCAATCGATCTTTCCTTTAAGTtctaattttgacaaaaatttattgGTTGATTAAGTGGTTGGATAAAAATGATGACGGTCATCATGTGAAACTTTTAGGATTCCGGCGTAAAATATGGAACTTTTATGATCTGGAAGCAATTTAAAGAATAATTTCTTCAAGCGAAGGTAATTTGCATCTGTTCAAGAGCTCAAAGAGTGTTTAACTGAACCAGGATCTAAATGAAATGCAAAGATTAACACAGAGTCTAATCTCGTGTTAGATAAACgttggaaaaaatgtaaatgattttgagaaaattgcCATAAAACAACGTATTTCAACGATTTTAAATTGGTATTGAatttacactgccggccaaaagtttgggatcacccgctaaaaaacatgcaaattttgatcgttcatatctcagccgtcttaggacatattgcaaatcttctgatctcatttgaaagataatgagcaatagctatttcggaagtattttgcccataaataatgctttagttttgcacctaaaagtTAACCTtgagttagaacattttcaaaaaatcgcactcaatattcgaagccaatcatctcgcgaaagggtgaaccaaatttcaaaatttgagttgcattagaattcTTATTGTTTACTTCTCTAAACacaatcaaataattttgtgtcaaaatttaagaatgtactaaaaattaataaaatagacacctaagttatcgtccaaaagtttgggatcacccctagtatggtgtatcgaccaaaagtttgggatcattcttttaaaaacatgcaaatttatctcattcatatctttctcatctaacatcgtattgcagatctgaagagtgcatttgaaagcttaggaattgttgttttttcataaattcattaaaaaattatattttaaatccataacaataaaaaattcacaatcataagtgtgaattttcacaaaacaatcaatttcaggtaaattttttatggttatcactttaaaatataatttttgtatgaatttatgaaaaaacaacaattcataagctttcaaatgcacccttcagatctgcaatacgatgttagatgagaaagatatgaatgagataaatttgtatgtttttggccgatacaccatgctgaggggtgatcccaaacttttggacgataacttaagtgtctatttcatgaattaaaagtacattcttaaatttttgcatacaattttttgattgtgttttgagaagcacagaataaggattctaatgcaactcaaattttgaaatttggttcatcctatcgcgagatgattggctttgaatattgagtgcgattttttgaaaatgttctaactttaggttaagttttaggtgcaaaactagaacgttatttatgggcaaaatgcctccgaaatagctattgctaattatctttcaaatgagatcagaagatttgcaatatgtcctaagacggctgagatatgaacgatcaaaatttgcatgttttttagcgggtgatcccaaacttttggccggcagtgtaaatTGAAGCTGATTTTAATTTGTACCAATTAAAtcagtgaaattttgaaataattttcttagaaaaaaacgggacattttgagaaaaaaaacgcgGGACTGCGGGACATTTAAAAATAGCGGGACATGTGCGGGAtggatggcaaccctaaattAAAGTCAACAAGTTTCGAAAGAAAAGACATTGATCTCCTGGAATATCTACTTTCTTCACTATAGGGTgtcatcaaattgcatcacagtTAAATCGCTGTAAAAAATTACCTAGTTGATTCTTTTCAAACCTTGAGacaataaactttaaactatgtatgattttttgtcacttttatttaatttcggTTGAACACCATATTCGTATAATCGTGCATTAGGCCCAACTCTATCTAAAAAATTTGGACCACCCTACAACTGACCAAAGAATGCAAATCGAGCTGCAGAGAGCTCTAGAAGTAATTTTTACAGCAAAtcgaatttttattaaaaacaatcatCATTATCGGACCAtttcgaatttattttgaattttacgaTGCATGCAAACATGATAAAAACAAAGAAGCTTTGTATTAAGACGATTTCAAACTGGTATTTGTGATGAAAATCAGTCAAGTAGTTTTGCAGATGGAGCCAAAACTGTAAAAcgtttttttgcgaattgtgtttttgatccataattttgctaaaatcacTTTCAGATGGTAGTTATACGTGTTGAATGctgtaaaaaattgaattaaagtaAAGGTTTaccaaaaatctaatgaaatatCTACCAAATTGCAGAAAAATGGTAAACAGTTTTGGTAAAAACTTTGTATGGAGCTGTTCTGATGTTTCC
It includes:
- the LOC129749135 gene encoding gremlin-1-like; the protein is MNLTMKLLVLLLSLLLIHNCSPSDGHRIQLSDSILDFINTRHVERVLAERRMNASGSSSSSSTARDEKRYLVQNDLLDDAGGGGGGGVDGGDGADDDQLYAQTPEVAIDFDFNGRRQSGIGMIPSGSAASASGAYNETGFQYQSAGSAPNADILADLQAFRGDKLLKSSKNALVVTRKEYLKKDWCKTEPLVQRIREEGCLSRTIINRFCYGQCNSFYIPKSPKRRRHHGQEGGRGRGGNRHGHHGNHHSNAAGAALPPREVDLDFEDEDLTGPAFRSCAFCKPKKFTWITVTLRCPSLVPQLRRKRIQRIKQCKCIAEPLN